In one window of Streptomyces sp. FXJ1.172 DNA:
- a CDS encoding toll/interleukin-1 receptor domain-containing protein, with the protein MTYTAAEVKGLAPVRDAAVLRASQQPDLRDVFLCHAWDDRRGAAKELCGLLEAEGVSVWFSEKDIAYGLPFMREIDRGLARSRTGLVLVTPALLTRLEHGGVSDKELSELLARNLLLPVVHETTYGALRNVSPLLASRNGFDTAEDSMAVVATKIAELVAVDDDLIAPPSPAN; encoded by the coding sequence GTGACTTACACGGCTGCCGAGGTTAAGGGGCTGGCTCCTGTTCGCGACGCCGCCGTGTTGCGCGCGAGTCAACAGCCAGACCTTCGCGATGTCTTCCTCTGCCACGCATGGGATGACCGACGTGGTGCTGCCAAGGAGTTGTGCGGCCTGCTGGAAGCAGAGGGCGTGTCGGTCTGGTTCAGCGAGAAGGACATCGCATACGGCCTACCGTTCATGCGGGAAATCGACAGGGGCCTGGCGAGGTCGCGTACGGGTCTCGTCCTGGTCACCCCTGCGCTGCTGACACGCCTTGAGCACGGTGGCGTCTCCGACAAGGAACTCTCGGAACTCCTTGCACGTAACCTGCTGCTCCCTGTCGTGCACGAGACGACCTACGGCGCGCTTCGGAACGTCAGCCCCCTCCTTGCATCCCGAAACGGGTTCGACACGGCGGAGGATTCGATGGCAGTAGTTGCCACCAAGATCGCCGAGCTGGTCGCCGTTGACGACGACTTGATCGCACCGCCCTCACCGGCGAACTAG
- a CDS encoding RRQRL motif-containing zinc-binding protein, producing the protein MSGAFGKCFDPTGARYGIPTYPWRLAPDGLATRRQLRERGLRPGGQPIAAQIMRGNRRAGGERVSYLYRVDRAKPVRPMTSRKWGALALAMLARRTCPRCRLDVGYCIPRSYGICGMCIVTEEQRTT; encoded by the coding sequence ATGTCGGGGGCGTTCGGCAAGTGCTTCGACCCGACCGGCGCCCGCTACGGCATCCCCACCTACCCGTGGCGCCTGGCCCCGGACGGCCTGGCCACCCGCCGGCAGCTCCGCGAACGGGGCTTACGGCCGGGCGGTCAGCCGATCGCGGCGCAGATCATGCGGGGCAACCGGCGGGCCGGAGGCGAGCGGGTCAGCTACCTCTACCGCGTCGACCGCGCCAAGCCCGTGCGGCCGATGACCTCCCGCAAATGGGGCGCACTCGCGCTGGCCATGCTCGCCCGGCGCACCTGCCCCCGCTGCCGACTCGACGTCGGCTACTGCATCCCGCGCTCCTACGGCATCTGCGGGATGTGCATCGTCACCGAGGAACAGCGCACCACCTGA
- a CDS encoding alpha/beta fold hydrolase: MSMTQQTLLPAYDHRPGTGPTLVFLHYWGGSARTWDLVVDRLAGRDVLTVDFRGWSRSSALPGPYTLGQLADDTLAVLADAGVTDYVLVGHSMGGKVAQLVAATRPAGLRGIVLVGSGPAKPAAQITPEYQEALSHAYDSAESVAGARDHVLTATELLVSVKAQIVTDSRTVTDAARTEWPLHGIAQDITEHTRMVSVPALVVAGEHDQVEPVGVLRDNLVPYLSHPDFVVVPHTGHLIPLEAPADLVDAITAFAPAA, encoded by the coding sequence ATGAGCATGACGCAGCAGACGCTTCTGCCCGCTTACGACCATCGGCCGGGGACCGGACCGACTCTGGTGTTCCTGCACTATTGGGGCGGCTCCGCCCGTACCTGGGACCTCGTCGTCGACCGCCTCGCGGGCCGTGACGTGCTCACGGTCGACTTCCGCGGGTGGAGCCGGTCGAGCGCTCTGCCCGGCCCCTACACGCTCGGTCAGCTCGCCGACGACACGCTCGCCGTGCTCGCCGACGCGGGGGTCACCGACTACGTCCTGGTGGGGCATTCGATGGGGGGCAAGGTCGCACAGCTGGTCGCGGCCACCCGGCCCGCCGGCCTGCGCGGCATCGTCCTCGTCGGCTCCGGCCCGGCGAAGCCCGCCGCACAGATCACCCCCGAGTATCAGGAAGCCCTGTCGCACGCCTACGACTCCGCCGAGTCCGTGGCCGGGGCGCGGGATCACGTCCTCACCGCGACCGAACTGCTCGTGTCGGTCAAGGCGCAGATCGTGACCGACTCGCGGACCGTCACCGACGCCGCCCGCACCGAGTGGCCGCTGCACGGCATCGCGCAGGACATCACCGAGCACACGCGCATGGTCAGCGTTCCCGCCCTCGTCGTCGCCGGAGAACACGACCAGGTGGAGCCCGTCGGCGTGCTCCGCGACAACCTGGTGCCCTACCTCTCCCACCCCGACTTCGTGGTGGTCCCCCACACCGGTCACCTGATCCCGCTGGAAGCCCCGGCCGACCTCGTCGACGCCATCACCGCATTCGCGCCGGCAGCCTGA
- a CDS encoding DUF4231 domain-containing protein → MSGTANGLRDDDLPAVFRSSDGASLAGQRRYLQGTKCRLALAVAAALCGVLNQRPALIAVVLIFVATVCVEIWLLTERPEQAWYDGRALAESAKTLAWRYAVAGAPFSAELSQGEAAHRFDERLKELLREAPATSLAPVGLVAVTDAMNVLRARSFADRKNAYLRDRIEDQQRWYATKASWNVTRARRWRLLLVAVEGLGLAAAVLRLTGTLTFDLAGVLGAVLGAGAAWFAARQYETLGRAYTFAATELSIIHGRLSQADEGCWAQEVADAEEAISREHTMWRASRGAG, encoded by the coding sequence GTGAGCGGTACGGCGAACGGACTGCGGGACGACGATCTTCCCGCCGTGTTCCGGTCCTCGGACGGGGCGTCGCTTGCCGGACAGCGTCGCTACCTCCAGGGCACGAAATGTCGCCTGGCGCTCGCGGTGGCCGCCGCGCTCTGTGGTGTGCTCAACCAACGGCCGGCGTTGATCGCCGTGGTGCTGATCTTCGTAGCGACGGTCTGCGTGGAGATCTGGCTGCTCACGGAACGCCCGGAGCAGGCTTGGTACGACGGCCGTGCCCTGGCCGAGTCCGCGAAGACCCTTGCCTGGCGCTACGCGGTGGCAGGAGCGCCCTTCTCGGCTGAGTTGTCGCAGGGGGAGGCGGCACACCGTTTCGACGAGAGGCTGAAAGAGCTGTTACGGGAAGCGCCCGCTACGAGCTTGGCCCCCGTGGGGCTGGTCGCTGTCACGGACGCGATGAACGTGCTGCGAGCCCGCTCCTTCGCCGACCGGAAGAACGCCTATCTGCGGGACCGTATCGAGGACCAGCAGCGCTGGTACGCGACCAAGGCGAGCTGGAACGTGACACGGGCACGGCGGTGGCGCCTGCTGCTGGTCGCCGTCGAGGGGCTCGGCCTGGCCGCGGCCGTCTTGCGCCTGACCGGAACCTTGACCTTCGACCTCGCCGGGGTTCTGGGGGCCGTCCTGGGGGCCGGGGCGGCTTGGTTCGCGGCCCGGCAGTACGAGACGCTCGGCCGCGCCTACACCTTCGCGGCCACCGAGCTGAGTATCATCCATGGCCGGTTGTCTCAGGCGGACGAGGGCTGCTGGGCGCAGGAGGTGGCCGACGCGGAGGAAGCGATCAGCCGGGAACACACGATGTGGAGGGCTTCTCGCGGCGCCGGATGA
- a CDS encoding PadR family transcriptional regulator, with protein MTNIRLTKPTIAVLETLISATDDAPAWGLSICRDADLGPGTVYPILDRLSERGWVTSYEETSPHPGRPARRYYELTGAGRQQATQALEARKTRRFGLVMARGTA; from the coding sequence GTGACGAACATTCGGCTCACCAAGCCGACGATCGCCGTATTGGAGACGCTGATCTCTGCCACGGACGACGCCCCGGCGTGGGGCCTCAGTATCTGCAGAGACGCCGATCTGGGGCCTGGCACCGTCTACCCGATCTTGGACCGCCTCAGCGAGCGCGGCTGGGTAACAAGCTACGAGGAGACAAGCCCTCATCCCGGCCGTCCCGCCCGTCGCTACTACGAACTCACCGGCGCCGGCCGCCAGCAGGCCACTCAGGCGCTAGAGGCTCGCAAGACGCGTCGCTTTGGTCTGGTTATGGCGCGGGGAACTGCATGA
- a CDS encoding DUF3592 domain-containing protein: MDAIMSGQLVTALLGLAVIGLAVYEIALQRRLRREGIRVQGVVVRHAVSTSGEAPSRHAVVSFVDVDGVPHEYRSTLSGTRKLPVGRQVPMVYLPGAPTKARIDIGSRRWGEVAIPALFGVAFTAAGILWMVSSAGVRHH; encoded by the coding sequence GTGGACGCGATCATGTCCGGGCAGTTGGTGACCGCGCTGTTGGGGTTGGCAGTGATCGGACTTGCCGTCTACGAGATCGCCCTGCAGCGTCGGCTGCGACGCGAGGGGATCCGCGTCCAAGGGGTGGTGGTTCGCCACGCCGTCAGCACCTCCGGCGAGGCGCCTTCCCGACACGCGGTGGTGAGCTTCGTCGATGTGGACGGTGTGCCGCACGAGTACCGGAGCACGCTCTCCGGCACCAGGAAGCTGCCGGTCGGCAGGCAGGTTCCGATGGTTTACCTGCCCGGCGCTCCGACGAAGGCCCGCATCGACATCGGCTCCCGGCGCTGGGGCGAGGTCGCCATTCCCGCGCTGTTCGGCGTGGCGTTCACCGCAGCCGGAATCCTTTGGATGGTCTCCAGCGCCGGCGTGCGACACCACTAG
- a CDS encoding NUDIX domain-containing protein has protein sequence MGRIDYLHDPDAPPANSVVPSVVAFVQNDAGQVLIIQRSDNGRWALPGGGHDVGESISDTVVREVWEETGIKVEVTDVSGLYTDPGHVMKYDDGEVRQQFSICFRARPVGGELRTSNETTQVCWVDPADLATLDVHPTMRLRIEHAMDRARTAPYIG, from the coding sequence ATGGGACGCATTGACTACCTGCACGACCCCGACGCCCCGCCGGCCAACTCGGTCGTGCCGTCCGTCGTCGCGTTCGTTCAGAACGACGCGGGCCAAGTGCTGATAATCCAGCGGTCCGACAATGGACGCTGGGCACTGCCCGGCGGCGGCCACGACGTGGGCGAGTCCATCAGCGACACGGTCGTGCGCGAGGTATGGGAAGAGACCGGGATCAAGGTAGAGGTGACCGACGTGTCCGGGCTCTACACGGACCCCGGGCACGTGATGAAGTACGACGACGGCGAGGTGCGGCAGCAGTTCAGCATCTGCTTCCGCGCCCGGCCGGTCGGGGGCGAACTCCGTACGAGCAACGAGACGACTCAGGTCTGCTGGGTCGACCCCGCGGACCTGGCAACGCTAGACGTGCACCCGACCATGCGGCTCCGGATCGAGCACGCCATGGACCGGGCACGCACCGCTCCCTACATCGGCTGA
- a CDS encoding helix-turn-helix domain-containing protein yields MVKTGHVSVIRQMTYQPAGRRAAAVETMTFGRLRELNDCGTQRADFHVLAVIDAGPGSVTVDFRRHPLTERSAVWIPPGAVHRWDDIGDAAGHLVLFVPTAPVTHATRQLVASPDLAAHWSIPDADWLFVDTARNHLLLEASAPPEDFSTELPEILLSALITRLHPPHAEARFTHPVFRLFRSSVEAHFRQHHDAGYYARALGYAPRTLSRAVQQATGRTAKAYIVERITLEAKRLLAHDRLTAARCADILGFPDASNFSVFFHKATGKRPGAWQATVAAE; encoded by the coding sequence ATGGTGAAAACTGGACACGTGAGCGTGATCCGGCAAATGACCTACCAGCCCGCGGGACGCCGCGCCGCCGCGGTCGAGACCATGACGTTCGGCCGCCTTCGCGAGCTGAACGACTGCGGCACCCAGCGCGCCGACTTCCACGTCCTGGCCGTTATCGACGCCGGACCCGGCTCAGTCACGGTCGATTTCCGCCGCCACCCGCTCACAGAGCGGTCCGCGGTGTGGATTCCACCCGGAGCGGTGCACCGGTGGGACGACATCGGCGATGCGGCGGGGCACCTCGTATTGTTCGTGCCGACAGCGCCGGTCACCCACGCCACCCGGCAGCTTGTCGCCTCCCCGGACCTGGCCGCGCACTGGAGCATCCCCGACGCCGACTGGCTGTTCGTCGACACCGCGCGCAACCATCTCCTCCTCGAAGCATCCGCCCCACCCGAGGACTTCTCCACGGAGCTGCCCGAAATCCTGCTCTCCGCGCTCATCACCCGGCTGCACCCACCGCACGCCGAAGCACGGTTCACACATCCGGTGTTCCGGTTGTTCCGCTCCAGCGTCGAAGCGCACTTCCGGCAACACCACGACGCCGGCTACTACGCCCGTGCTCTGGGATACGCGCCCCGCACCCTCTCACGAGCGGTGCAGCAGGCCACAGGCCGCACCGCGAAGGCATACATCGTCGAACGGATCACCCTGGAAGCCAAACGGCTCCTCGCACACGACCGCCTCACCGCCGCCCGCTGCGCCGACATACTCGGCTTCCCCGACGCATCCAACTTCTCGGTGTTCTTCCACAAGGCCACAGGCAAACGCCCGGGCGCGTGGCAGGCGACGGTGGCCGCCGAGTGA
- a CDS encoding P-loop ATPase, Sll1717 family, with protein MDYKVFLGYSKYPADISQEIQQAATLINKSRFAEAKTWETNPATGRIVIEAVLQDIDDSTICLFDVTTLSENVLFEVGYAFSQRKHIVLSVCKTPETMRDWRAFDIFSTIGCIFYETGSELAAKFMTGIEEASEKTLWDDVSQALDRTARNSLFYVPTYHTSEAERNLRRMVGKERDLGTKVTIADPAEQGSAPLAWYVNAVYSSAATLLQMSGERHEKNRLHNARSAFLAGLARGLERPLLVVVEEDYHGPVDYKDILYTYHNKKRLAEKLGQWREQSFRAWNQEGMENSHPTPKVELTAELKDLKFGDYVAENEADTLDEYFVETAEYEAILSENSVVFVGRKGMGKSANMIRASQVLRDDKRNLVCVVRPTNYDLDGLVSVLQSLGGDGNQSFLVESFWRFLLYSEISLEAVAAADRLPAGIGSGTPMARLRDYLSQNDIAEEFSVRLERVIESVRREMHGTARTIEKQRERIAQALHGNIVGNLRKLLGEALRDRHRVALLVDNLDSAWMKSAQLKTQAVLLVGLLSTVSRISEEFQRENNKLRSVNVTVSVFLRSDIYDEVIKEAREPDKINTKRIDWNQPELLKRVMNERYLSARPKGTSPDELWERYFCPSIDGRPTLDYILSVVLHRPRDLVFFCKAAVFSAANARHLTVEESDVTEATKNYSKFALDALIVEYGSTIDHLEEVVYEFAGCPSIMSKSEILEIIQSVPGLTEEGQATQFLEGLVKISFLGIEVRDGIFTYPDRADDLRKAKILARNASRRDKREERYEFHPAYRNFLEIEDYSL; from the coding sequence ATGGATTACAAAGTCTTTCTCGGCTACTCAAAATACCCTGCCGACATCTCACAGGAGATTCAGCAGGCGGCGACCCTGATAAATAAGAGCCGTTTTGCCGAAGCGAAAACATGGGAGACGAACCCTGCTACCGGTAGAATCGTCATCGAGGCCGTGCTTCAGGATATCGACGACAGCACAATCTGCCTCTTTGATGTCACCACTCTAAGTGAAAACGTCCTATTTGAAGTAGGCTACGCCTTCAGCCAGCGCAAGCACATCGTCCTGTCCGTTTGCAAAACTCCGGAGACGATGCGGGACTGGCGGGCATTCGATATTTTCTCGACAATCGGATGCATCTTCTACGAAACTGGCAGCGAACTCGCCGCAAAATTCATGACCGGCATTGAAGAAGCGAGCGAGAAAACGCTATGGGATGACGTATCCCAAGCCCTAGATCGGACCGCAAGAAACTCCCTTTTCTATGTCCCCACTTATCACACTTCCGAAGCGGAGCGAAATCTCCGAAGGATGGTCGGAAAGGAAAGAGACCTAGGAACAAAAGTAACTATCGCCGACCCCGCGGAACAGGGATCAGCCCCTCTGGCTTGGTACGTTAATGCCGTTTATTCCTCGGCTGCCACGCTACTTCAAATGTCAGGCGAGAGGCACGAAAAGAATCGGCTACATAACGCTCGGAGTGCTTTTCTTGCCGGACTCGCCAGGGGGCTAGAACGGCCTTTGTTGGTGGTAGTCGAGGAGGACTACCACGGACCGGTCGACTACAAAGATATCCTCTACACCTACCACAACAAGAAAAGGCTCGCTGAGAAGCTAGGGCAATGGCGCGAGCAATCTTTCCGGGCATGGAACCAGGAGGGTATGGAAAATTCACATCCAACACCAAAGGTCGAACTCACAGCAGAACTTAAGGACCTAAAATTTGGCGATTATGTCGCTGAAAACGAGGCCGATACCCTTGATGAGTATTTCGTTGAGACGGCGGAATACGAGGCGATACTGAGCGAAAACAGCGTCGTGTTCGTCGGGCGCAAGGGTATGGGAAAATCGGCGAATATGATCCGAGCTTCGCAAGTTTTGCGGGACGATAAGCGGAATTTGGTCTGCGTCGTCCGGCCGACTAATTACGACCTAGACGGCCTTGTAAGCGTATTACAGTCTCTTGGAGGCGACGGAAATCAGTCGTTTCTCGTTGAGAGCTTCTGGCGATTCTTGCTCTACTCCGAGATCTCGCTGGAGGCTGTCGCTGCGGCTGACAGGCTGCCAGCCGGCATCGGGAGTGGAACCCCGATGGCGAGGCTACGCGACTATCTGTCGCAGAACGACATCGCCGAGGAGTTTTCAGTCCGGCTTGAGCGCGTCATCGAGTCCGTTCGCCGTGAGATGCATGGGACCGCTCGAACTATTGAAAAGCAGCGCGAGCGGATCGCCCAGGCACTTCACGGCAACATCGTCGGGAATCTGCGTAAGTTGCTTGGGGAAGCGCTGCGTGACCGCCACCGCGTAGCACTACTAGTAGACAATCTCGACAGCGCCTGGATGAAATCTGCTCAACTCAAAACGCAAGCGGTCTTGCTCGTGGGCCTGCTAAGCACTGTGAGCAGAATTTCGGAAGAATTCCAACGGGAAAACAATAAGCTGCGTTCCGTGAACGTAACCGTCAGCGTCTTCTTGAGGTCTGACATTTACGACGAAGTAATCAAGGAGGCTCGCGAGCCGGACAAGATCAACACTAAGAGAATCGACTGGAATCAGCCGGAGCTGCTGAAGCGCGTGATGAACGAGCGGTATCTATCCGCCCGCCCAAAGGGGACCTCGCCGGACGAGCTGTGGGAAAGGTATTTTTGTCCCAGCATTGACGGAAGGCCAACGCTGGACTACATCCTGTCGGTCGTCCTCCACCGTCCACGAGACTTGGTATTTTTCTGTAAGGCGGCCGTTTTCAGCGCGGCAAATGCGCGACACCTGACAGTTGAGGAATCCGACGTCACGGAGGCGACTAAAAACTACAGCAAGTTTGCCCTCGACGCACTAATCGTCGAGTACGGGTCAACCATAGACCATTTAGAGGAGGTGGTCTACGAATTCGCTGGCTGCCCGTCAATTATGTCGAAGTCGGAGATTCTGGAGATAATTCAATCAGTCCCCGGGTTGACCGAGGAAGGTCAGGCTACCCAATTCCTTGAGGGGCTTGTGAAAATCTCCTTCTTGGGCATTGAAGTGCGAGATGGTATCTTTACTTACCCCGATCGCGCAGATGATCTAAGGAAGGCGAAGATCCTGGCCCGGAACGCCTCACGGCGCGATAAAAGAGAAGAGCGGTATGAGTTCCATCCCGCATACCGCAACTTCCTTGAAATCGAGGACTACTCCCTGTAA
- the traA gene encoding plasmid transfer protein TraA, producing the protein MADNGSANRAANRRYRETQHAGRPLIDGANGSYAKGAVNSKNFGASFAPGFTLNINAGNKTTNGTGGTGARGGGSRAESLLPAPEFGSPAQVRQYCNTLRAAAVTLSIEVAMGAEIMKGVLAAVPDPEGRPFGSRARAAKVARKLQKSADALRDAAKNAAACYSTFQQQYEEEINRVRHRARRPQQPVMNWAQQ; encoded by the coding sequence ATGGCAGACAACGGATCCGCCAACCGGGCCGCGAACCGGCGCTACCGGGAGACTCAGCACGCAGGCCGGCCGCTCATCGACGGAGCCAACGGCTCCTACGCCAAGGGCGCGGTGAACAGCAAGAACTTCGGCGCATCGTTCGCGCCCGGGTTCACCCTCAACATCAACGCAGGCAACAAGACCACCAACGGCACAGGCGGCACCGGCGCTCGCGGCGGTGGCTCACGCGCTGAATCCCTGCTGCCGGCCCCGGAATTCGGTTCCCCGGCGCAGGTGCGGCAGTACTGCAACACCCTGCGCGCGGCGGCCGTGACGCTGTCCATCGAGGTGGCCATGGGTGCCGAGATCATGAAGGGCGTGCTGGCCGCGGTCCCGGACCCGGAGGGGCGCCCGTTCGGCTCCCGGGCCCGCGCCGCGAAGGTGGCCCGCAAGTTGCAGAAGTCCGCCGACGCCCTGCGGGACGCCGCGAAGAACGCCGCGGCCTGCTACTCGACCTTCCAGCAGCAGTACGAGGAAGAGATCAACCGCGTCCGTCACCGTGCCCGCAGGCCGCAGCAGCCGGTCATGAACTGGGCTCAGCAGTAA
- a CDS encoding GntR family transcriptional regulator, with translation MSQQGNPRGTFLKVADALKRQIEEDPGMTVLPSLTEVMRDHKVSRGVAVRAFGVLKQEGVAEPAPGERWRVVRSGAQVDRRPLHQRIADVIVADGLAAGEAFPSASALAERFGVSRPTVTKALEKLEAAGVLAGGGQGRVRTVRAVPTREERS, from the coding sequence GTGTCGCAGCAGGGCAACCCTCGGGGGACCTTCCTGAAGGTCGCTGACGCGCTGAAGAGGCAGATCGAGGAGGATCCGGGCATGACGGTGCTGCCGTCGCTGACCGAGGTCATGCGCGATCACAAGGTCTCGCGTGGCGTGGCTGTCCGGGCGTTCGGTGTACTGAAGCAGGAAGGCGTTGCCGAACCCGCGCCAGGCGAGCGGTGGCGCGTCGTGCGCTCGGGGGCGCAAGTCGACCGGCGTCCGCTCCATCAGAGGATCGCGGACGTCATCGTGGCTGATGGGCTCGCTGCAGGGGAAGCCTTCCCGAGTGCTTCGGCGCTTGCCGAACGGTTTGGTGTCTCGCGACCGACGGTGACCAAGGCACTGGAGAAGCTGGAGGCCGCCGGCGTGCTGGCGGGGGGAGGACAGGGCAGGGTGCGGACGGTCCGCGCCGTGCCGACGCGAGAGGAGCGTTCGTAG
- a CDS encoding HD domain-containing protein, producing the protein MPKLTEWAYPLAESVLAEPLPRRWKHCLGVAERARTVALILDQDADLLEAAAVLHDIGYAPDLAKTGFHPLDGARYLRDVADADERVINLVAHHSCAWMEAEARGMREELEGEFPRELEHLNDALCYCDMNTTPDGTPTNPIDRINEITGRYGPDSLIGQFIRRAEPEILACTSRVLDRVAAAKRQPM; encoded by the coding sequence TTGCCGAAGTTGACGGAGTGGGCCTATCCCTTGGCTGAGTCCGTGCTCGCCGAGCCGTTGCCGCGGCGGTGGAAGCACTGCCTGGGTGTCGCCGAGAGGGCGCGTACGGTCGCGCTCATCCTCGACCAGGACGCGGATCTGCTGGAGGCTGCCGCGGTTCTGCATGACATCGGTTACGCACCGGACCTGGCCAAGACGGGCTTTCACCCGCTGGACGGCGCGCGTTACCTCCGGGATGTGGCCGACGCGGACGAACGGGTCATCAACCTGGTCGCCCACCACTCCTGTGCCTGGATGGAGGCGGAAGCACGCGGTATGCGCGAAGAGCTGGAGGGGGAGTTCCCACGCGAGCTAGAGCACCTGAACGACGCGCTCTGCTACTGCGACATGAACACCACACCCGACGGCACGCCGACGAACCCGATCGACCGGATCAACGAGATCACGGGAAGGTACGGGCCGGACAGTCTGATCGGGCAGTTCATCCGCCGGGCCGAACCCGAGATCCTCGCCTGCACGTCCCGCGTACTCGATCGGGTAGCCGCGGCCAAGCGTCAGCCGATGTAG
- a CDS encoding XRE family transcriptional regulator: MTVQSLAEAIQVNPKTVERWITQGKVPYRRHQYATAAALQVDVTTLWDDGRNVESAADLTKAEIVAVYPHRHTVPSGLWRDLYARAERNVDVLVYSGLFLSEDPVFHDLLKKKVEGTAQVRILLGDPDCEAVQQRGIDEGHRIMDGKIRNALVNYRPLFRSHPEISFRLHATTLYNSIYRADDEMLVNPHVYGIGAYMAPVFHLRRMPGGGLFDTYANSIEQTWGGARQITDQDITGA; the protein is encoded by the coding sequence ATGACCGTGCAGAGCCTCGCTGAAGCGATCCAGGTCAACCCGAAGACGGTCGAACGCTGGATCACTCAGGGCAAGGTGCCGTACAGGCGCCACCAGTACGCGACGGCAGCAGCGCTTCAGGTCGACGTGACGACGTTGTGGGATGACGGACGCAACGTCGAGAGCGCGGCGGACCTGACCAAGGCGGAGATTGTCGCTGTCTACCCGCATCGGCACACAGTGCCGTCCGGTCTCTGGCGTGACCTGTACGCGCGAGCGGAGAGGAACGTAGACGTTCTCGTCTACTCGGGTCTCTTCCTGTCAGAGGATCCTGTGTTCCACGATCTCCTGAAGAAGAAGGTGGAAGGGACTGCGCAGGTCCGCATCCTGCTCGGGGACCCCGACTGTGAAGCCGTTCAGCAGCGTGGCATCGATGAGGGGCACCGGATCATGGACGGCAAGATCCGGAACGCGTTGGTGAACTATCGGCCCCTGTTCCGGAGCCACCCTGAAATCAGCTTCCGACTCCACGCGACCACGCTCTACAACTCCATATACCGGGCTGATGACGAAATGCTCGTCAATCCCCACGTCTACGGCATTGGCGCCTACATGGCACCCGTCTTCCACCTGCGCCGCATGCCGGGTGGCGGCCTGTTCGACACCTACGCGAATAGCATCGAACAGACCTGGGGAGGCGCCCGCCAGATCACGGACCAAGACATCACAGGAGCCTGA
- a CDS encoding MBL fold metallo-hydrolase has product MFQTKVIAIPVLGKHSVNAYLLLGRQPIVVDAGTPGSAQLIYDQIASHGVNPQDIHLIVVTHGHVDHFGSAAELSRLTGAPIAGTSPISAPTERAGPVSPYLPIGLFGRLLVRSARVRETTEPFGPDLLIRGATRLSDLGVEARIMPTPGHTAGSVSVLTDHGDLVAGDLVATPFLGFGKRPANPPFHDDRLGNLASLREMLALAPTKLHVGHGAPLNPEQVGLWAAAEQRRLDRLAVRGRLRTKSEPAA; this is encoded by the coding sequence ATGTTCCAGACCAAAGTCATCGCGATTCCCGTGCTCGGCAAGCATTCCGTCAACGCCTACCTGCTGCTGGGCAGACAACCGATCGTCGTCGACGCCGGAACACCCGGCAGCGCCCAGCTGATCTACGACCAGATCGCCTCCCACGGCGTGAACCCCCAAGACATCCACCTGATCGTTGTCACCCACGGGCACGTCGACCACTTCGGCTCCGCCGCGGAACTCAGCCGGCTCACCGGCGCACCGATCGCGGGCACATCGCCGATTTCAGCACCTACCGAGCGGGCGGGGCCAGTGTCCCCGTACCTGCCGATCGGGCTGTTCGGACGTCTCCTCGTCCGCTCCGCGAGGGTGCGCGAGACCACCGAGCCGTTCGGGCCGGACCTCCTCATCAGGGGTGCGACACGCCTGTCAGATCTCGGTGTCGAGGCCCGCATCATGCCGACCCCGGGTCACACCGCCGGCTCCGTCTCTGTCCTCACCGACCACGGCGATCTGGTCGCCGGAGACCTCGTGGCCACCCCGTTCCTGGGCTTCGGCAAGCGACCCGCCAACCCGCCCTTCCACGACGACCGGCTCGGCAACCTCGCCAGCCTGCGCGAGATGCTGGCTCTGGCCCCCACCAAGCTCCACGTCGGCCATGGCGCACCCCTCAACCCCGAACAGGTAGGTCTCTGGGCTGCCGCAGAGCAACGACGACTCGATCGCCTCGCGGTCCGGGGGCGTCTGCGGACCAAGAGCGAACCCGCGGCATGA